A single genomic interval of Maniola jurtina chromosome 23, ilManJurt1.1, whole genome shotgun sequence harbors:
- the LOC123877304 gene encoding uncharacterized protein LOC123877304 codes for MTLEAQKCGISLALVQEPYVGDVESDDNSDHRKIRERAGSIIEPMKDEIKDPPFTREELKYVISTFNPKKVPGSDGFTADICAEAINADATILLLSPAKQTRRLASMVRRANTKTSKGMASSKRPERDPTPEQAPPLRLRIPAPSEEDTDRDGGTCTSSPVSVGFESAAESPVAQAIGDSTEGIPSSAEFRSAESSPQTEGSRARRGSEGDIIHTTSTPIPIIEPGTSPAKPRSESSLLRIRAQLRAAAAAEIECSVRQAEEPADEARDDSFMSDLSAVGGGALHDMPRLANTLLQKTKTRLEESRNLHRDIREDVISGLHGLQEMILRLADSRNRHIAEKEKQRAGYERRLAQMEAKHGASLLEVDKRHLELMAEAKLKIEHTFKEVEAVRHLVYELQDQVKKYSVGTDPTAPCPVLEMRRVQEDIAALRLDVGTLTMTLEENKVQEPRVTEQPQGAPWAQKTFATILKTPKPSTQPGPNFPLLVESADPRDTSDDVVKAIKSSVDVIGLGVGVSSIRRRKNQKVVLTCDSAEGRSKLQTALKDASQKLTVAQITTKRPLLRLPGVINDTSDAQVVEAIMRQNTGTLGEAVLLNENIKVVRRTKGRTKDISNVIIEVSPGLYKTLLDMRLRIGYQVIVAQDQSPIVQCYKCMGFGHFSKECRGEESCGHCAGSHDTRHCPRRAETPICINCSNKGEKPETCTHGAYSQSCPEWQKWDRIARSSVSYC; via the exons ATGACGCTGGAGGCACAAAAATGTGGGATTAGTCTTGCCCTCGTTCAGGAACCATATGTGGGG GATGTGGAATCTGATGACAATTCCGATCACAGGAAAATACGAGAAAGGGCAGGAAGTATAATAGAACCTATGAAGGATGAAATAAAGGACCCTCCCTTTACGAGAGAGGAACTAAAATATGTGATCTCAACGtttaaccctaaaaaagtaccAGGAAGTGATGGTTTCACGGCCGACATTTGCGCGGAGGCCATAAATGCTGACGCAA CTATTTTACTACTATCGCCAGCAAAACAAACAAGGAGGCTTGCCTCTATGGTACGTAGAGCTAATACCAAGACTTCCAAGGGAATGGCCTCCTCAAAACGGCCAGAGCGGGACCCTACGCCTGAGCAAGCCCCGCCTCTCAGGCTGAGGATCCCTGCCCCTTCGGAGGAGGACACAGACCGAGACGGAGGCACGTGCACCTCATCACCTGTTAGCGTTGGCTTTGAGAGCGCAGCTGAATCTCCAGTGGCTCAGGCGATAGGCGACTCCACAGAAGGGATCCCTAGTTCCGCAGAGTTCAGGAGTGCGGAAAGCTCTCCACAAACTGAGGGCAGTAGGGCGCGCAGAGGTAGTGAAGGTGACATTATTCACACCACCTCTACTCCAATTCCGATAATAGAACCTGGGACGTCACCGGCCAAGCCACGGTCGGAGTCTTCCTTGCTGCGTATCAGAGCGCAGCTGAGAGCAGCGGCTGCAGCCGAGATAGAATGCAGTGTCCGGCAAGCCGAGGAGCCGGCAGATGAGGCAAGGGATGACTCCTTCATGTCGGATCTGTCAGCCGTCGGTGGAGGGGCGCTGCATGACATGCCTCGCCTTGCTAATACTCTCCTTCAGAAAACAAAAACCAGGCTGGAGGAGAGTAGAAACTTGCATAGAGACATCAGGGAGGATGTCATTAGCGGCTTGCACGGCCTCCAAGAAATGATCTTGCGCTTGGCAGACTCTCGTAACCGACATATTgctgaaaaggaaaaacagcGGGCCGGATACGAGCGACGGCTAGCGCAAATGGAGGCCAAGCACGGTGCCTCACTCCTGGAAGTAGACAAAAGACATCTGGAGCTGATGGCTGAGGCTAAGCTCAAAATAGAGCACACGTTTAAAGAAGTTGAGGCAGTCAGACACTTGGTTTATGAGTTACAGGACCAGGTAAAGAAATATAGTGTGGGAACCGACCCAACGGCGCCATGCCCCGTCCTGGAGATGCGCAGGGTCCAAGAGGACATAGCAGCACTAAGATTGGACGTGGGAACGCTCACTATGACCCTTGAGGAGAATAAGGTGCAAGAACCAAGGGTCACTGAGCAACCGCAAGGAGCACCGTGGGCCCAGAAAACATTTGCAACAATATTGAAAACACCTAAGCCGTCGACGCAGCCAGGGCCGAATTTCCCTCTGCTGGTGGAGTCCGCCGACCCCCGGGATACCAGTGACGACGtagttaaagcaattaaatcaaGCGTAGACGTCATTGGACTAGGGGTTGGGGTCAGCTCCATCAGGAGACGGAAAAACCAAAAAGTGGTCCTGACCTGCGACTCAGCTGAAGGCAGGTCTAAGCTGCAAACAGCGCTGAAAGACGCCTCTCAAAAGTTAACTGTGGCGCAAATTACAACCAAACGCCCGCTCCTAAGGCTTCCAGGGGTCATTAACGACACTTCGGATGCACAGGTGGTGGAAGCGATCATGAGGCAAAATACAGGGACTCTGGGGGAAGCAGTGTTGCTGAATGAAAATATCAAAGTAGTGAGGAGAACTAAAGGGAGAACCAAAGACATTAGTAATGTCATAATCGAGGTCTCCCCTGGTCTCTATAAAACTCTCCTGGACATGAGATTGAGAATTGGCTATCAGGTGATTGTAGCACAAGACCAATCACCGATAGTCCAGTGCTACAAGTGCATGGGCTTTGGGCACTTCTCGAAGGAGTGCCGGGGTGAGGAGTCGTGCGGACATTGCGCGGGAAGTCACGACACGCGGCACTGTCCGAGAAGGGCGGAAACCCCTATTTGCATAAACTGCTCAAACAAAGGGGAAAAGCCAGAGACCTGCACCCACGGAGCTTATAGTCAAAGCTGCCCGGAATGGCAGAAATGGGACCGAATAGCTAGAAGTTCGGTCTCATATTGCTGA